In the Oncorhynchus keta strain PuntledgeMale-10-30-2019 chromosome 14, Oket_V2, whole genome shotgun sequence genome, one interval contains:
- the LOC118393427 gene encoding leukocyte surface antigen CD53-like, translating to MNRSCVNCLKGFVTFLNFLCWLCGAFIVGFGEFQMMHSRFGSLITSFWPIYPANTLVVTGTIVTCVCFLGIMGALMENRCMLITFFILLFILMLVELAMACVFLVYEREIDNFFEKDLMRSLETYKNSTSEGNLTIKEDFDVVQHIFRCCGVHGVADWEGNVPLSCCTKNPCNIIPQPNWQEGCHMKLRNWFARNFLSTGAGVVSLFILQFICMCFTIPIFCQFSRNGYGYK from the exons ATGAATCGTTCCTGTGTGAACTGCTTGAAAGGTTTTGTCACCTTCCTCAACTTCCTCTGCTGG TTGTGTGGTGCCTTCATCGTGGGTTTTGGAGAGTTCCAGATGATGCACTCTAGATTTGGCTCCCTCATCACATCCTTCTGGCCCATATACCCTGCCAACACGCTGGTAGTCACGGGTACCATTGTGACGTGTGTATGTTTCCTGGGAATCATGGGGGCCCTGATGGAAAACCGCTGTATGCTCATCACT TTTTTCATCCTGCTGTTTATCTTGATGCTGGTGGAGCTGGCCATGGCCTGTGTGTTTCTGGTGTACGAGAGGGAG ATTGACAATTTCTTTGAGAAAGACCTGATGCGTAGCTTGGAGACATACAAGAATTCTACGTCAGAGGGGAACTTAACCATTAAAGAGGACTTTGATGTGGTCCAGCATATT TTCAGGTGCTGTGGGGTCCACGGCGTGGCTGACTGGGAGGGCAACGTGCCCCTCTCCTGTTGTACCAAAAACCCCTGTAACATCATCCCCCAACCTAACTGGCAGGAG GGCTGCCATATGAAGCTCAGGAACTGGTTTGCGAGGAACTTTCTAAGCACTGGAGCAGGTGTCGTCTCCCTTTTCATTCTACAG TTCATTTGCATGTGTTTCACCATCCCCATCTTCTGCCAGTTCAGTCGTAATGGATATGGTTACAAGTGA